In Castanea sativa cultivar Marrone di Chiusa Pesio chromosome 6, ASM4071231v1, a single window of DNA contains:
- the LOC142641612 gene encoding transcription initiation factor TFIID subunit 6-like isoform X1 translates to MSIVPKEAIEVIAQSIGITNLSPEVALALAPDVEYRVREIMQEAIKCMRHSRRTSLTADDVDGALKLRNVEPIYGFTSGDPLRFKRAAGHKDLFYIDDKDVEFKDVIDAPLAKAPLDTSVNTHWLAIEGVQPAIPENASVEALAVPSDGKKSEYSEVLIDLKLPVKHVLSGELRLYFKHITELIVNKSGSVLLKEALVSLATDSGLHPLVPYFTYFIADEVTRNLNDFPLLFALMRVVRSLLRNPHIHIDPYLHQLMPSVITCLVAKRLGNRSSDNHWELRNFTANIVASICKRFGHVYHNLQPRVTRTLLHAFLDPTKALPQHYGAIQGLSALGPSVVRLLILPNLEPYLQLLAPEMILEEQKNEMKRHEAWRVYGALLFAAGQCMYDRVKMFPGLLSPPTCAILKTNAKVVPTMPKKRKASTDNLMHQPSLKKVATDGKMGVIPMNSMQIDTQGTTGGYSTAAGGSGVGLSSMSRQLPGREVGGRVVKTSTVLSQAWKEDMDAGQMLASLFELFGESVLAFTPKPELSFFL, encoded by the exons atgagcATTGTGCCAAAGGAGGCAATTGAGGTCATTGCACAGAGCATTGGGATTACCAACTTGTCCCCAGAGGTTGCCCTGGCTCTTGCCCCAGATGTCGAGTACCGGGTTCGCGAGATCATGCAG GAGGCAATTAAATGCATGCGCCACTCGAGGCGGACTAGTTTGACAGCTGATGATGTGGATGGTGCACTTAAGTTAAGAAATGTGGAG CCAATATATGGGTTCACATCTGGAGATCCCCTGAGGTTCAAAAGAGCTGCTGGACACAaggatttattttatattgatgACAAGGATGTGGAATTTAAAGAT GTTATTGACGCACCTTTGGCAAAGGCACCACTTGATACATCAGTTAATACTCACTGGCTGGCAATTGAAGGAGTTCAACCTGCAATTCCTGAAAATGCTTCAGTTGAAG CACTTGCAGTACCCTCTGATGGAAAAAAATCTGAGTACTCAGAAGTTCTTATTGACCTTAAATTACCAGTTAAGCATGTTCTGTCAGGGGAACTGCGG TTATACTTTAAACATATCACGGAATTGATTGTGAATAAGTCTGGCTCTGTCCTCTTAAAAGAAGCATTAGTGAGCTTGGCCACAGACTCGGGCTTGCATCCCTTAGTTCCTTACTTCACATACTTCATTGCTGATGAG GTTACGCGCAATTTGAATGATTTCCCTCTCCTTTTTGCTTTGATGCGTGTGGTTCGAAGCCTTCTTCGGAATCCACACATTCACATAGACCCTTAT CTACACCAATTGATGCCCTCCGTTATTACATGCCTTGTTGCAAAAAGATTAGGGAATAGATCTTCTGACAATCATTGGGAACTTAGGAACTTCACAGCAAACATTGTTGCTTCaatatgcaaaag ATTTGGACATGTTTATCACAATCTTCAGCCACGTGTCACAAGGACTCTGCTTCATGCTTTCTTGGACCCAACCAAAGCATTGCCTCAACATTATGGTGCAATTCAAGGGCTATCAGCCCTTGGACCTAGTGTG GTTCGGCTGCTTATATTACCAAATCTTGAGCCATATTTGCAACTTCTGGCGCCAGAAATGATACTTGAGGAGCAAAAGAATGAGATGAAGAGGCATGAAGCTTGGCGTGTTTATGGGGCCTTGCTG TTTGCGGCTGGCCAATGCATGTATGATCGGGTCAAGATGTTCCCTGGTTTGCTTTCTCCACCAACTTGTGCCATCTTGAAGACCAATGCAAAAGTTGTGCCTACAATGCCAA AAAAACGCAAGGCAAGCACAGACAACTTAATGCATCAACCATCACTTAAGAAAGTAGCAACAGATGGCAAAATGGGTGTAATACCAATGAACTCAATGCAAATTGACACACAAGGGACAACGGGTGGGTATTCCACTGCTGCAGGTGGTTCTGGTGTTGGTTTGTCATCAATGTCCCGGCAGTTACCTGGACGGGAGGTTGGTGGTAGAGTGGTAAAAACGTCTACTGTTCTCTCTCAGGCTTGGAAGGAGGACATGGATGCAGGACAAATGTTGGCATCATTGTTTGAACTTTTTGGTGAAAGTGTGCTCGCCTTTACCCCAAAACCTGAATTATCTTTCTTCTTGTGA
- the LOC142641612 gene encoding transcription initiation factor TFIID subunit 6-like isoform X3, whose product MSIVPKEAIEVIAQSIGITNLSPEVALALAPDVEYRVREIMQEAIKCMRHSRRTSLTADDVDGALKLRNVEPIYGFTSGDPLRFKRAAGHKDLFYIDDKDVEFKDVIDAPLAKAPLDTSVNTHWLAIEGVQPAIPENASVEALAVPSDGKKSEYSEVLIDLKLPVKHVLSGELRLYFKHITELIVNKSGSVLLKEALVSLATDSGLHPLVPYFTYFIADEVTRNLNDFPLLFALMRVVRSLLRNPHIHIDPYLHQLMPSVITCLVAKRLGNRSSDNHWELRNFTANIVASICKRFGHVYHNLQPRVTRTLLHAFLDPTKALPQHYGAIQGLSALGPSVVRLLILPNLEPYLQLLAPEMILEEQKNEMKRHEAWRVYGALLFAAGQCMYDRVKMFPGLLSPPTCAILKTNAKVVPTMPSMTCLIKKNARQAQTT is encoded by the exons atgagcATTGTGCCAAAGGAGGCAATTGAGGTCATTGCACAGAGCATTGGGATTACCAACTTGTCCCCAGAGGTTGCCCTGGCTCTTGCCCCAGATGTCGAGTACCGGGTTCGCGAGATCATGCAG GAGGCAATTAAATGCATGCGCCACTCGAGGCGGACTAGTTTGACAGCTGATGATGTGGATGGTGCACTTAAGTTAAGAAATGTGGAG CCAATATATGGGTTCACATCTGGAGATCCCCTGAGGTTCAAAAGAGCTGCTGGACACAaggatttattttatattgatgACAAGGATGTGGAATTTAAAGAT GTTATTGACGCACCTTTGGCAAAGGCACCACTTGATACATCAGTTAATACTCACTGGCTGGCAATTGAAGGAGTTCAACCTGCAATTCCTGAAAATGCTTCAGTTGAAG CACTTGCAGTACCCTCTGATGGAAAAAAATCTGAGTACTCAGAAGTTCTTATTGACCTTAAATTACCAGTTAAGCATGTTCTGTCAGGGGAACTGCGG TTATACTTTAAACATATCACGGAATTGATTGTGAATAAGTCTGGCTCTGTCCTCTTAAAAGAAGCATTAGTGAGCTTGGCCACAGACTCGGGCTTGCATCCCTTAGTTCCTTACTTCACATACTTCATTGCTGATGAG GTTACGCGCAATTTGAATGATTTCCCTCTCCTTTTTGCTTTGATGCGTGTGGTTCGAAGCCTTCTTCGGAATCCACACATTCACATAGACCCTTAT CTACACCAATTGATGCCCTCCGTTATTACATGCCTTGTTGCAAAAAGATTAGGGAATAGATCTTCTGACAATCATTGGGAACTTAGGAACTTCACAGCAAACATTGTTGCTTCaatatgcaaaag ATTTGGACATGTTTATCACAATCTTCAGCCACGTGTCACAAGGACTCTGCTTCATGCTTTCTTGGACCCAACCAAAGCATTGCCTCAACATTATGGTGCAATTCAAGGGCTATCAGCCCTTGGACCTAGTGTG GTTCGGCTGCTTATATTACCAAATCTTGAGCCATATTTGCAACTTCTGGCGCCAGAAATGATACTTGAGGAGCAAAAGAATGAGATGAAGAGGCATGAAGCTTGGCGTGTTTATGGGGCCTTGCTG TTTGCGGCTGGCCAATGCATGTATGATCGGGTCAAGATGTTCCCTGGTTTGCTTTCTCCACCAACTTGTGCCATCTTGAAGACCAATGCAAAAGTTGTGCCTACAATGCCAAGTATGACCTGTCTCATCAAG AAAAACGCAAGGCAAGCACAGACAACTTAA
- the LOC142641612 gene encoding transcription initiation factor TFIID subunit 6-like isoform X2: MSIVPKEAIEVIAQSIGITNLSPEVALALAPDVEYRVREIMQEAIKCMRHSRRTSLTADDVDGALKLRNVEPIYGFTSGDPLRFKRAAGHKDLFYIDDKDVEFKDVIDAPLAKAPLDTSVNTHWLAIEGVQPAIPENASVEVPSDGKKSEYSEVLIDLKLPVKHVLSGELRLYFKHITELIVNKSGSVLLKEALVSLATDSGLHPLVPYFTYFIADEVTRNLNDFPLLFALMRVVRSLLRNPHIHIDPYLHQLMPSVITCLVAKRLGNRSSDNHWELRNFTANIVASICKRFGHVYHNLQPRVTRTLLHAFLDPTKALPQHYGAIQGLSALGPSVVRLLILPNLEPYLQLLAPEMILEEQKNEMKRHEAWRVYGALLFAAGQCMYDRVKMFPGLLSPPTCAILKTNAKVVPTMPKKRKASTDNLMHQPSLKKVATDGKMGVIPMNSMQIDTQGTTGGYSTAAGGSGVGLSSMSRQLPGREVGGRVVKTSTVLSQAWKEDMDAGQMLASLFELFGESVLAFTPKPELSFFL; the protein is encoded by the exons atgagcATTGTGCCAAAGGAGGCAATTGAGGTCATTGCACAGAGCATTGGGATTACCAACTTGTCCCCAGAGGTTGCCCTGGCTCTTGCCCCAGATGTCGAGTACCGGGTTCGCGAGATCATGCAG GAGGCAATTAAATGCATGCGCCACTCGAGGCGGACTAGTTTGACAGCTGATGATGTGGATGGTGCACTTAAGTTAAGAAATGTGGAG CCAATATATGGGTTCACATCTGGAGATCCCCTGAGGTTCAAAAGAGCTGCTGGACACAaggatttattttatattgatgACAAGGATGTGGAATTTAAAGAT GTTATTGACGCACCTTTGGCAAAGGCACCACTTGATACATCAGTTAATACTCACTGGCTGGCAATTGAAGGAGTTCAACCTGCAATTCCTGAAAATGCTTCAGTTGAAG TACCCTCTGATGGAAAAAAATCTGAGTACTCAGAAGTTCTTATTGACCTTAAATTACCAGTTAAGCATGTTCTGTCAGGGGAACTGCGG TTATACTTTAAACATATCACGGAATTGATTGTGAATAAGTCTGGCTCTGTCCTCTTAAAAGAAGCATTAGTGAGCTTGGCCACAGACTCGGGCTTGCATCCCTTAGTTCCTTACTTCACATACTTCATTGCTGATGAG GTTACGCGCAATTTGAATGATTTCCCTCTCCTTTTTGCTTTGATGCGTGTGGTTCGAAGCCTTCTTCGGAATCCACACATTCACATAGACCCTTAT CTACACCAATTGATGCCCTCCGTTATTACATGCCTTGTTGCAAAAAGATTAGGGAATAGATCTTCTGACAATCATTGGGAACTTAGGAACTTCACAGCAAACATTGTTGCTTCaatatgcaaaag ATTTGGACATGTTTATCACAATCTTCAGCCACGTGTCACAAGGACTCTGCTTCATGCTTTCTTGGACCCAACCAAAGCATTGCCTCAACATTATGGTGCAATTCAAGGGCTATCAGCCCTTGGACCTAGTGTG GTTCGGCTGCTTATATTACCAAATCTTGAGCCATATTTGCAACTTCTGGCGCCAGAAATGATACTTGAGGAGCAAAAGAATGAGATGAAGAGGCATGAAGCTTGGCGTGTTTATGGGGCCTTGCTG TTTGCGGCTGGCCAATGCATGTATGATCGGGTCAAGATGTTCCCTGGTTTGCTTTCTCCACCAACTTGTGCCATCTTGAAGACCAATGCAAAAGTTGTGCCTACAATGCCAA AAAAACGCAAGGCAAGCACAGACAACTTAATGCATCAACCATCACTTAAGAAAGTAGCAACAGATGGCAAAATGGGTGTAATACCAATGAACTCAATGCAAATTGACACACAAGGGACAACGGGTGGGTATTCCACTGCTGCAGGTGGTTCTGGTGTTGGTTTGTCATCAATGTCCCGGCAGTTACCTGGACGGGAGGTTGGTGGTAGAGTGGTAAAAACGTCTACTGTTCTCTCTCAGGCTTGGAAGGAGGACATGGATGCAGGACAAATGTTGGCATCATTGTTTGAACTTTTTGGTGAAAGTGTGCTCGCCTTTACCCCAAAACCTGAATTATCTTTCTTCTTGTGA